The nucleotide sequence taacactggggtacagtactggtggggacaggtctgtcagtgtataacactggggtacagtactggtggagacaggtctgtcagtgtataacactggggtacagtactggtggggacaggtctgtcagtgtataacactgcggtacagtactggtggggacaggtctgtcactgtataacactggggtacagtactggtggggacaggtctgtcagtgtttaacactggggtacagtactggtggggacaggtctgtaactgtataacactggggtacagtactggtggggacaggtctgtcactgtataacactaaggtacagtactggtggggacaggtctgtcactgtataacactggggtacagtactggtggggacaggtctgtcactgtataacactggggtacagtactggtggggacaggtctgtcagtgtataacactggggtacagtactggtggggacaggtctgtcactgtataacactgcggtacagtactggtggggacaggtctgtcactgtataacactgggttacagtactggtggggacaggtctgtcagtgtataacactggggtacagtactggtggggacaggtctgtaactgtataacactggggtacagtactggtggggacaggtctgtcactgtacaacactggggtacagtactggtggggaccggtctgtcactgtataacactggggtacagtactggtggggacaggtctgtcagtgtataacactggggtacagtactggtggagacaggtctgtcagtgtataacactggggtacagtactggtggggacaggtctgtcagtgtataacactggggtacagtactggtggagacaggtctgtcactgtataacactggggtacagtactggtggggacgggtctgtctctgtataacactggggtacagtactggtggggacgggtctgtcagtgtataacactggggtacagtactggtggggtcaggtctgttagGAGTTGGTGCAAAGGTATTTGCTCTGTTCTCTGTATCAGAGTTCATGTGGGAAAACGACACAAGATTCATGCATCTTCATGGTTTAATGAAATCATGTTGACAACACTGCATCAACACTATTCTTAGTGTCTTAAAGAATTTGTCCAGTCGTCTGTTTCACAATGGGTTGTGTCTGCTTTGTGCTGCTCTCGTCATGGGAACGAAGCGGACTGTGGTCTTTTAATCCTAGTTGTTTCAACATGGCATAGCCCTGCTGGGTGTGGTCTGGTGTTTTCACACCCCCACCCGATCTGACGATGGCCTTGTGAAGTGATAGTATGCTGGCGTCTGCACTTCCTTTTGCTTCAGTTGAAAGTCCAAATGCAGAAGTGCCGTCCCGAATTTCTCACTTAGTTCTGTGCTGTCAGCTAAATTTCCTATCTTAAAACATCTCACAATCTTCCTCCCCGTGTGTAAGTCCACCGTGGCTTAGAGGGTAGCACACTGTCCTCTGAGTTAGAATGTCGTGGGTTCAAGTGACACTCCAGACACCTGAGACCCTAATGCAGATCGACACTCCCAGtgctggtactgagggagtgctgcactgtccgaggtgccgtctttcgattgggacgttaaaccaaggcccccttttgctctctcagatggatgtaaaagatttcatggccgctgttttgaaaaaaaaatcaggggagttcatgttgctgtttgtgggaccttgctgtgcccaaattgggtgCCGCGTTTCCaatattacaacagcgactgcgcttaaagaagtacttcattgtctgtacatCACTTTGGGGCATGCTGTGGATGTGAAAGGCGCTTTAGAAACGCAAGTCCTTGCTTGCCTTATTCCAGAGTCCTCGGACCCATTCTAAACAGATGCTTGCCCCGGTGAAAGTGTCCCACGATATTAACTGTGAACAATGTAATTATTTGCGGGTTGGTGTAATgtaaatagttgtttggtagtacagaacttgagtattgctaaaaagagtcattttgtcgaagcttttcatcttgcactcatcaggaccaatcgcaagaataccaatggaagggaaagcaacaaatttatactgtatgagaagagagtgctgattggtaaaGGCATTGTCACGGAGAATGTAATCAGagcccacttgccaaccaatcagcactttcttctcatacagtatgaaTTTCttgctttcccttgcattggtattcttgggaattgtcctgatgagtgcaagacgaaaacttgGACAAAatgtctctcttttcagcaataaTTAGTGAAATCTGTTATtccgctccccctccccttttTAGAAACGCAGTAAACGTGGAGGGGGCGACTCACAAGCAAGTGGTGGACTTGATCCGTGCGGGAGACCGGGAGTTGCTGCTCACCGTGCTATCCATGCCCCCTCATGAAGTGGAAAACCTGGATCCCAGTGATGACTCCTCAGGACAGTCCTTCTATGACTACACGGAGAAGCAGGCCATTCCCATCTCCATCCCCAGCTACAAGCACATCGAGCAGAACGGGGAGAAGTTTGTCGTGAGTAATGTGTTGGAATTACATTGCATTTTAACGGCgcgggaacaggcccttcggcccatcttctccgtgccggtgtttatgctgcacaggaGCCTCCTTGCCGGGTACAGGAGCTGGCAGTGAGTGAAGCAGGGGGCCTGCCTGGTGTATCCAAACTGAGACATGACCCTACTGAGTTTTTGTAATATGttcgcccctccctcccctcctgctTTCCAGGTATACAACATTTACATGGCCGGCAGGCAGCTGTGCTCCAAGCGATACCGGGAGTTTGCCGTCCTGCACCAGAACCTGAAGCGGGAGTTTTCCGACTTTGGCTTCCCTCGGCCACCGGGCAAGTGGCCCTTCTCCCTTTCCGAGCAGCAGCTGGACGCGCGGCGGCGCGGCCTGGAGGAGTACCTGGAGAAAGGTGAGGACCTCGCCCCCCCCCCTGCGGAGCGACGGAGGCGCAATCTCTAATACAACTTTCACCACCTCGGGGGAGGTCCAAAGATGCCTCACACAGCCGATTGTAGTCTtgtagtgtggtcactgttgtaaggaAATACGGCAGCCGTAAACTAACAGGGGCAGTGATCCGATCAACTGTTGGTCCCAGGACaccaggggagaactccccccaccccattcttcttcaaaatagcatcctGAGATCTTTTGTGCCGACTTGAGAGGGCGACAGGGGCTTCGAGTTAcaataacagcttgtatttatatagagcctttaacgtaattgaacgtcccaaggcacttcacatcaTAAAACAGaacctgacaccaagccacatgtggAGGTtttcgggcagatgaccaaaggtgtGGTCAAAGCTTTTCAGGAGTGtgttgaaggaggaaagtgaggtggggaggggattccagagcttagggccccaggcagctgaaggcacggccgccagtgggggaacgatgggagtgggggtgggggttgcgctagaattggaggagcgcagagatctccgagggatgtaggggcttgaggaggttacagagatagggagggggcggagggccatggagggatttgaaaacgaggacaagaattttaaaatgggGGCGTTGTTCAACTAGGAgccggtgtaggtcagcgagcacaggggtgataggggactcGGTGCGAGtcaggaaatgggcagcagagttttgcatgacctcagagggtagaatgtgagagaccggtAGGAGTGCGTCGGAACAGTCGAGTCTGGAGgtaccaaaggcatggatgagggtttcggcagcagaagagctgagacggGGTGGAAATGAACGATGTTAAtggaggtggtcttggtgatggcacgggtgtgtggttgaaagctcatctcggggtcaaaacgTGACGCCAACGTTTCAAACAGTCTGGTTGAGTCGCAGTCAGACAGTAGCCAAGGAGAGGGACGGAGTCATTGACAAAGGAGCGGAGTGCGCAGCAGAGACCGAAGGcagtggctttagtcttcccagtaTTAAGACGGAGGAgatttctgctcgtccagtactggatgtgggataagcagtctgataatttagagaccaagaacagtacagcacaggaacaggccattcggccctccaagcctgcgccgatcttgatgcctgcctaaacgaaaaccttctgcacttccggggaccgtatccctctattcccatcctattcatgtatttgttaagatgcctcttaaacgtcgctatcgtacctgcttccaccacctcccccggcagcaagttccaggcactcaccaacctccgtgcaaagaacttgcctcgcacatcccctctaaactttgtccctcgcaccttaaacctatgtccccatgtaactgactcttccaccctgggaaaaagcttctgactatccactctgtccatgccactcgtaactttgtaaacctctatcatgtcgcccctccacctccgtcgttctagtgaaaacaatccgagtttatccaacctctcctcatagctaatgccctccagaccaggcaacatcctggtaaatctcctctgtaccctctccaaagcctccacgtccttctggtagtgtggcgaccagaattgcacgcaatattctaagtgtggcctaactaaggttctgtacagctgcagcatgacctgcctatttttatactctatgccccgactgatgaaggcaagcatgccgtatgccttcttgactaccttatccacctgcgttgccactttcagtgacctgtggacctgtacgcccagatctctctgcggaggagtggagagaggtggtggtgaggtagagctgggtgtcgtcagtgtacatgtgaaaactaacgctgcgtTTTcgcatgatgtcgccgaggggcagcgtgcggatgagaaataggagtgggggggcgggggcaaggatagatccttggggggacacCAAAGGTAACAGAGCAGGAGCAGTGGACAGGCAGGTTCTCGTGGCTGGGAGCACAGACTGCAAGCTGGAAGTTAAACTGTCCATCCTCCTGATTAACAGCAGCCTCTCCTCTCTGTTTCACAGTGTGTTCTGTGCGTGTCATTGGCGAGAGTGACGTCATGCAGGAGTTCCTATCGGAGTCGGATGAGGTGAGGTGCGCAGTGACAGCGAGGCTGTGAGCTCGGGGTGTCGCGTGCAGGGCAAATGAAAAGGAGGGGAGCCCGACCTGATGCTGAAAATACGCTGGCATCTGTGAAGGAAAGCAGTGAGGTCTGGCGAGTCCGAACTCTTCTCGCACGTGGCATGCACGCTGTGTTAGCTTGTCGTGGCCTCTTACGGATGCTCACTCAGCTTTGTGTTCCCATCTGCTTCTGTTCTGACGCAGCTCACAGACTCAGCTGAGCTATCCTGACACCGTTGTCCAGCTTAAACGGACACTGTAATCCATGCtgcggctctccctctctctcaatctgtccctctCCCGCCCTTTCCCTCCTCCCCTTTCGCTGGCCGCAGGATAAGTCAAGTTCCGTTTTTATTTTCCGGGATCATTCTGGGAAAAGCGCCATGCCCGGCCTCAACGTCAAAACCCTTTAGCATAAAGCGTTTGCCGGGAGTTGGTAACCAGAGCGTGAGCAGGGTTAAGCAAATGTGTTCGCACATCGGCTGGCCCCTTGGTACTCTGAGTGTGGGCTCCTCACTGTCCCATAGAATCACGcagcacaggaggagtccattcggcccatcgtgcctgtgccagctcttcgaaagagctatccaattagccccacttcccccccccccccgcactctttccccccatatccctgcaaatttctccccttcgagtattgatccaattcctcttttgaaagtcactattgaatctgcttccaccgccctttcaggcagcgcgttccagatcacaacaactcgctgtgtaaaaaacaaaattaattctcctcatctcccccatttggttcttttaccaattatcttaaatctgtgtccccctggttaccgaccctcccgccggtggaaacggtttctcctcatttactccgtCAAAACCCCCTGAAAAAGTCACCGCCTTCCTTTGTGCCGCACAGAACTTCAACGGGGTGTCTGACGTGGAGCTGCGGATAGCTTTTCCCGACAAGACGACAGTGACTGTGAGGGTGAAGAAGAACAGTACTACTGACCAGGTGTACCAGGTACGTGACCTGCTGTGCGTTACCGCTGGGAATCAGGGGCTCGGTACCCTCGGACGCTCtcagctaccccccccccccccgacctcccaatCTCTCGACCCCTACTCGCTCTTCCCTCCCACCTTGACTTTGCAGGGTGCCATTTCCAGTGTCTagctcgatgctgggtggtctgttcaGATTTATTTTTCAACTTTCCGTAGCATTTTGAGACGACCtctaggccatttccgagggcagttaagagtcaatcgcaCTGCTGTGGTTCtgcagtcacttgtaggccagaccgggatgaggatggcagatttacttccctaaagggcattaatgaaccagatgggtttttgcgacatTCCAGTAGTTTCCCGATTTTCATTCATtaattggggcggcgcagtggttagcaccgcagcctcaccgctcctgcgaccgcgtgggtttccgccgggtgctccggtttcctcccacagccaaagacttgcaggttgatagggaaattggccattgtaaattgcccctagtataggtaggtggtaggagaatggtggggatgtggtagggaatatgggattaatgtaggattagtataaatgggtggctgttagtcggcacagactcggtgggccaaagggcctgtatctctctatgactaaattccccagctgccaagttgggatttgaacccgtgtccccagagcttAGCACCGCTGGATCCCCAGTCCAGTAACGTTACCACTACGCCACAATCTCCCACTCATTGTCACATcaccgtgggagcttgctgtgtgcaaattggccgtcgtgtttcctacaacagtgactacacttcaaaagcacttcattggctgtaaagggctttggggatGTCCTCAGGATGCGaagggcgctacagaaatgcacgtctctctttcccccgttccacaaactgctgtctgtgtgtgttttccaGGCTGTTGCAGCCCAGATAGGAATGGACAGCATCACAGCCAACTACTTTGCGTTATTCGAAGTGGTGAATCACACCTTCGGTAAGTGAGTTCCGTTTACTGACTCATCTGCAATCTTAGAAAGCTGTGGTTCAGCATTTCTTTGCTTTTGGCTTTATTAATGCTGTCATTGCACCGAGtgtcactcccaggacagggacagcacggggttagatacactcTCCTCTATCATGGACTCTATCCATCCATTTAATCTCCGACAGCCCCGTgcacactctgctctttctcgaggagaaactggtttaaaaaaaatagaGGGGGCGATGAAGAGCATACtgtttaacgcagtgagttgttgtgatctggaacgcgctgcctgaaagggcggtggaagcagattcaatagtaactttcaaaagggcaattggataaatactggaagggggaaaatgtgcagggatgtggggggaacgagcggggggaggggagtgggactaatcttccaaagagccagcacaggcacaatgggccgaatgacctccattTGTGTTGTGTTATTCCATGACTAACTTGCCATGATGGGGATTTAACAGGGCATCTCTGCTTGCTTGTCCCGTCACAGGAGCCACCACACTTCACCGCAGTGTGCCATGCCTTTCCCGCTGGGCACTCTTGCCCGACTGTGCCGCCTCGGTTTGAATCTGCGTTGTCCCCACCACTTCCAGACCCGCGACACTGACCAGCCTTTCGCTTTCCCCCCTGCAGCCCGCAAGCTGGCGCCAAACGAATTTCCTCACAAGCTGTACATCCAGAATTACACCTCTGCGGTCCCGGGCACCTGCCTCACCATCAGGAAGTGGCTGTTCAGCACGGAGGAGGAAGTCCTCCTCAATGACAGCGTCCTGGCGGTCATCTACCTCTTTCACCAGGTATTCGCAAGTCCCCTCCCTCTCTATCCAGGACCCAAAGGGTTAAACCACCAGGACAGGTCACACAgaccaggcttgtattccctggagtgtagaagattaagggggtgatctaatcgagggggtttaagatgattaaaggattcgatcgggtcgatagagagaaactatttcctctggtgggggggagggggagtccagaacaagggggcagaaccttaaaattggagccaggccgttcagggggtgatgtcaggaagcacttcacacaaagggggagtgggaatctggaactctctccccccaaaacgGTTAAGGCTTGGTGGGGAAAGTCACTAAGGCCCTTCGACCTCAAAAAAAAAAGGGGGGACGTCTCAGGCAAGACTTTTTTTGTTACTGTCTCCACTCGAACAGCAGAGGGAAAACTGTCTGTCACGTTTCCCACACTGCACCAGTAAGTCCCCTTCAAAAGGTGGCCTCATTGGTCGCACagcgctttgggaagtcctgaggctgtgaaagtcgctacagaaatgcaagtctctgTGCCGGCGATCTTTCCAAGCAGTCTAGTCCATGGATGAATTATTCCCCTCCTCGCCCAGTGAGTGCAGACTATTCCACCAAGGGGGCCGCTCGGCGGGAAGTTGaggtggggtgtggtggggggggtggtttggtCAGTGGGTAGTGATCCGGAGCGAGACTGCTGGCTGCATTTGTGGGCGCCATTCTGGGCAGGAGCTGCCAGAGAATGCCTGGGACAAAAGTTCCGCACCAGCTCCCTGGAGATGCTTGCTGTGAGTGTGGGCACACGGGTGCCAGTCCAGTGCCCCGacctccacccccaaccccacccatgAGCCCAGAGAGTGAGCCCTTGCAGGCTGTCTGATGGTTTGAGGAGGGGCATCATAACTATTGTTGCCCGACACCAAGGCGGGCAGCTAGAGATCAGCAGTgagaaccccctccacctccacccattCTGAGTTTTCGCTTCCTAGGCCCAAGGTTCCTAAGCCAATCATAGCCCCTCCAGCTTAGCTAGTTCTTCAACAGCAGCTTCCTAACCAGCGacctttttctgaatggagggatgtgacgagtggtgttccgcagggatcagtgctgggacctttgctgtttgtagtatatataaatgattgggaggaaaatatagctggtctgattagtaagtttgcggacgacacaaaggttggtggagttgcagatagtgatgaggattgtcagaggatacagcaggatatagatcggtcggagacttgggcggagaaatggcagatggagtttaatccggacaaatgtgaggtcatgcattttggaaggtctaatgcaggtgggaggtatacagtaaatggcagaacccttagtattgacaggcagagagatctgggcgtacaggtccacaggtcactgaaagtggcaacgcaggtggataaggtagtcaagaaggcatacggcatgcttgccttcatcggtcggggcatagagtatcaaaattggcaagtcatgctgcagctgtacagaaccttagttaggccacacttggaatattgcgtgcaattctggtcgccacactaccagaaggacgtggaggctttggagagggtacagaggaggtttaccaggatgttgcctggtctggagggcattagctatgaggagaggttggataaactcggattgttttcactggaacgacggaggtggaggggcgacatgatagaggtttacaaagttatgagcggcatggacagagtggatagtcagaagctttttcctagggtggaagagtcagttactaggggacataggtttaaggtgagaggggcaaagtttagaggggatgtgcgaggcaagttctttacacagagggtggtgagtgcctggaacttgctgccaggggaggtggtggaagcaggtacgatagcaacgtttaagaggcatcttgacaaatacatgaataggaagggaatagagggatacggtccccgaaagtgcagaaggttttagtttagacaggcatcatgatcggtgcaggcttggagggccgaatggcctgttcctgtgctgtactgttctttgttctttgacctgtaccacctggaaggacaagggcagcagacacatgggaacaccaccccctgtaagttcccctccaagtcacacaccatcctgacttggaaatatatcggctgttccttcactgtcactgggtgagaatcctggaactccctaacagcactgtgggtgtatctgcagtggttcaagaagacggctcaccaccaccttctcaaggggcaattagggatgggcaataaatgctggcctggccagtggcacAAAGTTATAAAAttgctggttaggccccagctggaggattgggtccaattctgggccccacacattaggaaggatgtcgaggccgtggagagggtgtggagggagatttaccggaatgggagcagggatgagggacttcagttaatgtggagagactgggagaagctgggattgttctccttggagcagagaaggttaagggggagatttaatcggggcgttcgaaatcaggaagggtttttgatggagtaaataaggagaagctgtttccagtggcaggagggtcggtaaccagagggacacagattgaagataattggtaaaagaaccagagggggggggaggagaatttttttttaacgcagcgagttgttgtgatctggaacgagctgcctgaaagggcggtggaagcagattcaatagtaactttcaaaaggggggaactggataaatactggaagggggaaaATGTGCAGGAATatggggggaaagagcaggggggaggaggagtggggactaattggatagctctttcaaagagccagcacaggcacgatgggccgaatggactcctcccGTGCTGTATACATCTCAGTTGCTTATGTTTAGATACTTGGAGAGATTTGCCCGGCAGAAGCTGTGATTCCTGACGGTCTGTCTCTATTTTCCCAACTCTCCCGCTCCCCAAGGCTGTGGAAGATGTTAAGCGAGGCTCCATTAAGGCAGGAGAGAAGGCGTACCAGCTGCAGAAAGTGGCAGAGCAGCAGAAGACGGTCATGGTAAGTTGCACAGAGGACGTGCCGCCTGTTTTAACAGGGATCGGTATTGTCACAGGGATTTGGGAATCGTGATCCAGGATTGCTCGTCTTTCAGCAGCCACCATTTGCACTGGATTCACAGTGTTTCTCTCCTCTCGCAGTACCTGAACATGGTTCGGACCTGCAAAGGCTACAACGAAATTATGTTCCCTCACTGCGCGTGCGACTCGAGGCGGAAAGGCCATGTGATCACTGCCATCAGCATCAAGCACTTTAAACTTCACGCCTGCACGGAGGAAGGAGAGCTGGAGGTTAGTACAGCAATGGAAGGGCGGGAA is from Heterodontus francisci isolate sHetFra1 chromosome 46, sHetFra1.hap1, whole genome shotgun sequence and encodes:
- the LOC137356752 gene encoding sorting nexin-27-like isoform X2, with amino-acid sequence MAEEEDGDALRAGSVPAPGPRTVRIVKSDSGYGFNVRGQVSEGGQLRSINGELYAPLQHVSAVLPGGAAERAGVRRGDRILAVNAVNVEGATHKQVVDLIRAGDRELLLTVLSMPPHEVENLDPSDDSSGQSFYDYTEKQAIPISIPSYKHIEQNGEKFVVYNIYMAGRQLCSKRYREFAVLHQNLKREFSDFGFPRPPGKWPFSLSEQQLDARRRGLEEYLEKVCSVRVIGESDVMQEFLSESDENFNGVSDVELRIAFPDKTTVTVRVKKNSTTDQVYQAVAAQIGMDSITANYFALFEVVNHTFARKLAPNEFPHKLYIQNYTSAVPGTCLTIRKWLFSTEEEVLLNDSVLAVIYLFHQAVEDVKRGSIKAGEKAYQLQKVAEQQKTVMYLNMVRTCKGYNEIMFPHCACDSRRKGHVITAISIKHFKLHACTEEGELENQVIAFEWDEMQRWDTDEEGMAFCFEYTRGEKKPRWVKIFTPYFNYMHECFERVFCELKWHKEVEDEASDKDNKNCNDDNMCNK
- the LOC137356752 gene encoding sorting nexin-27-like isoform X1: MAEEEDGDALRAGSVPAPGPRTVRIVKSDSGYGFNVRGQVSEGGQLRSINGELYAPLQHVSAVLPGGAAERAGVRRGDRILAVNAVNVEGATHKQVVDLIRAGDRELLLTVLSMPPHEVENLDPSDDSSGQSFYDYTEKQAIPISIPSYKHIEQNGEKFVVYNIYMAGRQLCSKRYREFAVLHQNLKREFSDFGFPRPPGKWPFSLSEQQLDARRRGLEEYLEKVCSVRVIGESDVMQEFLSESDENFNGVSDVELRIAFPDKTTVTVRVKKNSTTDQVYQAVAAQIGMDSITANYFALFEVVNHTFARKLAPNEFPHKLYIQNYTSAVPGTCLTIRKWLFSTEEEVLLNDSVLAVIYLFHQAVEDVKRGSIKAGEKAYQLQKVAEQQKTVMYLNMVRTCKGYNEIMFPHCACDSRRKGHVITAISIKHFKLHACTEEGELENQVIAFEWDEMQRWDTDEEGMAFCFEYTRGEKKPRWVKIFTPYFNYMHECFERVFCELKWHKEVEDEASDKDNKNCNDDNMCNKNIFQILRSQRRSASS